A single Anatilimnocola floriformis DNA region contains:
- a CDS encoding acyl carrier protein, translating to MTNAEIRDEILDILSDIAPDEDLSGVVDDKPFREQLELDSMDFLDIVMELRKRHRVQIPEEDYGHLASMASTVAYLEPKMKDIVKK from the coding sequence ATGACGAACGCTGAAATTCGCGACGAAATCCTCGATATTCTCTCCGACATCGCTCCCGATGAAGATCTCAGCGGCGTGGTCGACGACAAGCCGTTCCGCGAGCAGCTAGAGCTCGACAGCATGGATTTTCTCGACATCGTGATGGAGCTCCGCAAGCGCCACCGCGTCCAGATTCCGGAAGAAGATTACGGCCATCTCGCCAGCATGGCGAGCACGGTGGCTTATCTCGAACCAAAGATGAAAGACATCGTCAAGAAGTAG
- a CDS encoding VWA domain-containing protein, with the protein MNHFRRACAQVLQLAMVIAFTACLTSGVAAGELDVKFKGARQKILNELRSNKPEIRAAAIAKLRDYPVADCADLLLTQGALSSFPDVSLGCQQTLQSFADSEAVGKFLVTSATSDFKLRKADPSTKVKLEVLFASTVPSVRTGLAEVVDLAGQSPAGLLIVANVVDELGDSRNPEHGKILLQVHKLPLFSGHSGLRRALIQALCKLNDKEAVTQLVEMQETARGEMRADIDRRLLQLSGLSPMDRPDLAAWWKDKQATFVFPEGPVKPNEYAAKAGQPSYYGLPLYGSKIVFIADYSGSMSGPKLAAAQRELTTTISQLPGDVTFNVIAFHSEVFVWKRELQAVTPQSREAATKFVASGQAAAMTNSYEALHTALQQDCDAIYFLTDGSPTVGKITNPRQIVEVITSLNRVRRATIHCIGIGADGGFSTFLEELAAKNFGAYRAIN; encoded by the coding sequence ATGAATCACTTCCGTCGCGCTTGTGCCCAGGTTCTGCAACTGGCAATGGTGATCGCGTTCACTGCCTGCCTGACCAGTGGAGTTGCCGCTGGTGAGTTGGACGTGAAGTTCAAGGGCGCGCGGCAGAAGATTCTAAACGAGCTACGATCGAACAAGCCCGAGATCCGCGCCGCCGCTATCGCCAAGTTGCGCGATTATCCTGTCGCCGATTGCGCCGATCTGCTGCTCACGCAAGGCGCACTCTCGAGCTTCCCCGATGTCTCGCTCGGCTGTCAGCAAACCTTGCAATCGTTTGCCGACTCCGAAGCCGTCGGCAAATTTCTGGTGACGAGCGCCACGTCCGATTTCAAACTGCGAAAGGCCGATCCCAGCACGAAGGTGAAGCTGGAAGTTCTCTTTGCCTCGACCGTTCCCTCAGTCCGCACCGGCTTGGCCGAGGTTGTCGATCTGGCCGGGCAATCGCCAGCTGGCTTGCTGATTGTCGCCAATGTCGTTGATGAGCTCGGCGATTCGAGAAATCCCGAGCATGGCAAGATTCTGCTGCAGGTTCACAAGTTGCCCCTCTTTTCCGGCCACTCTGGTTTGCGTCGCGCACTGATTCAAGCTCTGTGCAAACTCAACGACAAAGAAGCGGTGACGCAACTCGTCGAGATGCAAGAAACGGCTCGCGGAGAAATGCGGGCCGACATTGATCGCCGGCTATTGCAGCTGAGCGGTTTGAGCCCGATGGATCGGCCCGATCTGGCCGCCTGGTGGAAAGACAAGCAAGCGACCTTCGTCTTTCCCGAAGGGCCCGTGAAGCCCAATGAGTATGCAGCCAAGGCCGGTCAACCGTCCTACTATGGCTTGCCACTGTACGGCTCGAAGATCGTGTTCATCGCCGATTACTCCGGCAGTATGTCGGGCCCGAAACTCGCGGCCGCCCAGCGCGAACTGACGACCACGATTTCGCAACTTCCCGGCGACGTGACTTTCAACGTTATCGCGTTCCACTCCGAAGTCTTCGTCTGGAAACGCGAACTCCAAGCCGTCACGCCCCAATCGCGCGAAGCGGCGACGAAGTTTGTCGCCTCCGGCCAGGCGGCGGCGATGACCAATTCGTACGAAGCGCTGCACACCGCGCTGCAGCAAGATTGCGACGCGATCTACTTTCTGACCGATGGCTCGCCGACGGTCGGCAAAATCACCAATCCGCGGCAAATCGTCGAGGTGATCACCAGTCTCAACCGCGTCCGCCGGGCCACGATCCACTGCATCGGCATCGGCGCCGACGGTGGATTCAGCACGTTCCTCGAAGAACTGGCCGCTAAAAACTTCGGGGCTTATCGGGCGATTAATTAG
- a CDS encoding PQQ-binding-like beta-propeller repeat protein yields MLLNLARCLAMVLAICAVNILHAEDWPQFRGGNGDGISTECGLPSEWGAEVDGKQQNVAWKLEIPGKGWSSPVLWHGKLYLTSAVPREGAEEGSGDLSLRAMCVDAKTGLMLWDNEIFVQDGKTAPKIHAKNSHASPTPLVDSNRVFVHFGHQGTACLDLDGKILWSTRELSYAPVHGNGCTPVLVDGGIVFSCDGGKDPFVVALEADTGKIKWKFARPGEPKKTFAFCTPTVISVNGKQQVISVGAGIVNALDPNTGEDIWHVKHGGYSVIPKPLFAHGLVYISTSYDSPMVMAIRPDGRGDVTESHVEWTLKKGAPHTPSLLILGKELYMVSDSGVATCVDALTGEQHWQERIGGNYSSSLVYADDKIYLQSEAGKAYVLKPGTTFEKPIETGFTTERNLSSYAVGDGALFIRTEKNLYRVQQPK; encoded by the coding sequence ATGTTGCTAAATCTTGCTCGTTGCCTTGCCATGGTCCTGGCGATCTGCGCGGTGAACATTTTGCACGCCGAAGATTGGCCGCAGTTTCGCGGCGGCAATGGCGATGGCATTTCCACCGAGTGCGGCTTGCCCAGCGAATGGGGCGCAGAGGTCGACGGCAAACAGCAGAACGTGGCTTGGAAACTCGAGATCCCCGGCAAGGGTTGGTCGTCGCCGGTGCTGTGGCACGGCAAGTTGTATCTGACTTCTGCCGTGCCGCGCGAAGGAGCAGAGGAAGGCAGCGGCGATTTGTCACTGCGGGCCATGTGCGTCGATGCCAAGACCGGCCTGATGTTGTGGGACAACGAAATCTTTGTGCAGGACGGTAAGACGGCGCCGAAGATTCACGCCAAGAACAGCCATGCCAGTCCCACGCCGCTGGTCGATAGCAACCGAGTCTTCGTCCACTTCGGCCATCAAGGCACGGCGTGCCTCGATCTTGATGGCAAGATTCTGTGGTCGACGCGCGAGCTGAGTTACGCGCCGGTTCACGGCAACGGCTGCACGCCGGTGCTGGTCGATGGCGGGATTGTCTTTAGTTGCGACGGCGGTAAGGATCCGTTCGTCGTCGCCCTCGAAGCCGACACCGGCAAGATCAAGTGGAAGTTTGCTCGCCCCGGCGAACCGAAAAAGACGTTTGCCTTTTGCACGCCGACCGTCATCAGCGTCAACGGCAAGCAGCAAGTCATCAGCGTTGGCGCCGGAATCGTCAACGCGCTCGATCCGAATACCGGCGAAGACATCTGGCATGTGAAGCACGGCGGTTATTCGGTCATTCCCAAGCCCCTGTTCGCGCACGGCTTGGTCTACATCAGCACCAGTTATGACAGCCCTATGGTGATGGCCATTCGTCCGGATGGCCGCGGCGACGTGACCGAGTCGCACGTCGAATGGACACTCAAGAAGGGCGCGCCCCACACGCCGTCGCTTCTAATCCTCGGCAAGGAACTGTACATGGTTTCCGACAGCGGAGTCGCAACCTGCGTCGACGCTCTGACCGGTGAACAGCATTGGCAAGAACGCATCGGCGGCAACTACTCGTCGTCGCTCGTTTATGCCGATGACAAGATTTACCTGCAAAGCGAAGCCGGCAAAGCCTACGTCCTCAAACCCGGCACCACGTTCGAGAAACCAATCGAAACCGGATTCACGACGGAACGCAACTTATCGTCCTACGCCGTTGGCGATGGCGCCCTATTCATTCGCACCGAGAAGAACTTGTACCGCGTGCAACAACCCAAATAG
- a CDS encoding 3'-5' exonuclease, which translates to MKLLDQILVIDVESTCWQGYPPPGQSSEIIEVGLCPVDAKKLERVEKRSLLIKPVRSKISEFCTKLTTLNDEHFRTAGTLADAVGILKKEYRSHDRLWASWGDYDRRQFERVCREQTVPYPFGVGHLNIKTLFAVAYGDNGGIGLDEACERIGMPLEGTHHRGHDDAWNIAAILCHLLRKIRV; encoded by the coding sequence ATGAAGCTGCTCGACCAAATTCTCGTGATCGATGTCGAATCGACCTGCTGGCAGGGTTATCCGCCGCCGGGTCAGAGCAGCGAGATCATCGAGGTCGGGCTCTGCCCGGTCGATGCCAAGAAGCTCGAGCGAGTCGAGAAGCGGAGCCTGCTCATCAAGCCGGTGCGGAGCAAGATCAGCGAGTTCTGCACGAAGCTAACGACGCTCAACGACGAGCATTTTCGCACGGCGGGAACGCTCGCCGATGCGGTCGGCATTTTGAAAAAAGAATATCGCTCGCACGACCGGCTCTGGGCCAGCTGGGGCGACTACGACCGGCGGCAGTTCGAGCGAGTGTGCCGCGAACAGACCGTGCCCTACCCATTTGGCGTCGGCCATCTGAATATCAAGACGCTCTTTGCCGTCGCCTATGGTGACAACGGTGGGATCGGCCTCGATGAAGCCTGCGAGCGAATCGGCATGCCGCTAGAAGGAACGCACCACCGCGGTCACGATGATGCCTGGAATATCGCAGCCATCTTGTGCCACTTACTGCGAAAGATTCGCGTGTAA
- a CDS encoding ABC transporter ATP-binding protein — MTAASPAPVAPARRPTDTEVVIETRTLTKVYKDFWGRSKVRALNSLDLEIRRGEIFGLLGPNGSGKSTTIKLVLGLLFPTAGKALVFGNDATEVTKNERIGYLPEESYLYKFLNAEETLDFYGRLFNMPTDVRKQRIEELINMVGLGWARRRQLREYSKGMTRRIGLAQALINDPELLLLDEPTSGLDPIGTREMKDLILKLRDQGKTIVMSSHLLPDVQDVCDRIGILHQGELKELGRVSELLTVQDVTQIRARNVSPECEAELRAVLAKHNTELLAVERPTLSLEELFLDIVRVSEARPGKRVGNT; from the coding sequence ATGACTGCTGCCTCCCCCGCTCCGGTTGCTCCAGCACGCCGACCCACCGATACCGAGGTGGTGATCGAAACTCGCACGCTGACCAAGGTTTACAAAGATTTCTGGGGCCGCTCAAAAGTCCGGGCGTTGAACTCGCTCGACCTGGAAATCCGCCGTGGCGAGATCTTCGGCCTGCTCGGGCCGAACGGTTCGGGGAAGTCGACCACCATCAAGTTGGTCCTCGGCTTGCTCTTCCCCACGGCTGGCAAAGCTCTGGTCTTCGGCAACGACGCCACCGAAGTGACCAAGAATGAGCGGATCGGCTACCTGCCGGAGGAGTCGTATCTCTACAAATTCCTCAACGCCGAAGAAACGCTCGACTTCTATGGCCGGTTGTTCAACATGCCAACCGACGTCCGCAAGCAGCGGATCGAAGAGCTGATCAACATGGTCGGCCTCGGCTGGGCTCGCCGTCGGCAGCTGCGGGAATATTCGAAGGGTATGACCCGCCGCATCGGTCTCGCCCAAGCCCTGATCAACGACCCGGAACTGCTGCTGCTCGACGAACCGACCTCGGGTTTGGATCCGATCGGCACCCGCGAGATGAAGGACCTCATCCTCAAGCTTCGCGACCAGGGCAAGACGATCGTCATGAGCAGCCACTTGTTGCCCGACGTGCAAGACGTGTGCGACCGCATCGGCATTTTGCATCAAGGCGAACTGAAAGAGCTCGGCCGCGTGAGCGAGCTCCTCACGGTGCAAGACGTGACGCAGATCCGCGCTCGCAACGTTAGCCCCGAATGCGAAGCCGAACTCCGTGCGGTTCTGGCCAAGCACAACACTGAGTTGCTCGCTGTCGAGCGGCCCACGCTGTCGCTGGAAGAGCTCTTCCTCGACATCGTTCGCGTCAGCGAAGCTCGCCCCGGCAAACGCGTGGGGAATACGTAG
- a CDS encoding NAD-dependent epimerase/dehydratase family protein gives MPSNTSPLLLVTGATGKVGQQFCETLLQSPAHQNWRIRALTHNRQLPAHARVESVRGSIADRAVVDKAMQGVTHVLHLATCKETPEDVMDVTVKGLFWLLEAARQSADFQQFVLIGGDAAMGHFVYPHPLPVTEEQTHSAYKGCYALSKVLEEVMLEQFQIQYDLNSCCLRAPWIMEKDDFKYQLSFGDDVFGGPRWRDLVGAEKADQYVKEGRVPVMLDPAGEPVQRNFVHVSDLVSAILAALDHPKAEKQTFNICCDEPVDYRKVAEHLQQTRGIPSVDVGTPYYSTWLDNAKAKFLLGWRPQYDYRRLIDAAYDYQRPASDPRKIWYPG, from the coding sequence ATGCCTTCAAACACCTCTCCCCTCCTGCTCGTCACCGGCGCTACTGGCAAAGTGGGCCAGCAATTCTGCGAAACGCTGCTGCAATCTCCCGCCCATCAAAACTGGCGGATTCGCGCGCTGACTCACAACCGCCAATTGCCGGCGCACGCACGCGTGGAATCGGTGCGCGGTTCCATCGCCGATCGAGCTGTTGTCGACAAGGCGATGCAAGGCGTGACGCACGTGCTGCACCTCGCCACGTGCAAAGAAACGCCCGAGGACGTGATGGACGTCACCGTGAAGGGGCTGTTTTGGTTGCTCGAAGCGGCCCGGCAGAGTGCGGACTTCCAACAGTTCGTACTGATCGGCGGCGATGCTGCCATGGGGCATTTTGTGTATCCCCATCCGCTGCCGGTCACCGAAGAGCAAACGCACAGCGCGTACAAAGGTTGTTACGCGCTGTCGAAGGTGCTCGAGGAAGTAATGCTCGAGCAGTTTCAAATTCAATACGATCTGAACTCCTGCTGCCTTCGCGCGCCGTGGATCATGGAGAAGGACGATTTCAAATATCAGCTGAGCTTTGGCGACGATGTCTTCGGCGGGCCGCGGTGGCGGGATCTGGTCGGCGCCGAAAAAGCCGATCAGTACGTGAAAGAAGGTCGCGTGCCGGTGATGCTCGATCCGGCCGGTGAACCTGTGCAGCGGAACTTTGTCCATGTCAGTGATCTGGTCAGCGCGATTCTCGCGGCGCTCGATCATCCGAAAGCAGAGAAGCAGACGTTCAACATCTGCTGCGACGAGCCGGTTGATTATCGAAAAGTTGCCGAGCATTTGCAGCAGACGCGGGGCATTCCCTCGGTCGATGTCGGCACGCCGTATTACTCGACCTGGCTCGACAATGCGAAGGCCAAGTTCCTGCTCGGCTGGCGGCCGCAGTATGATTACCGCCGGCTGATCGACGCGGCTTACGATTATCAACGCCCCGCGAGCGATCCACGCAAGATCTGGTATCCGGGCTAA
- a CDS encoding ABC transporter permease produces MLSFENKLITFYEWLFPSEFILARPDTWGFALGALVIIFLLAVLGPFFWFVIASFTRGPSEAFYLVSRSILTSLQEDAPGFSFRRTWAIARLSLQEAIRNRVLIAFFLFILVLLFAGLFLDVRNNNPARLYLSFVISTTNYLLLLMTVFLSTFSIPNDIKNRTIYTVVTKPVRSGEMVLGRIIGFMGIGSVLLIAMGIVSYAFVYRGLMHSHEVMADSFQAAGEDVAKKVTLEKGETSETYHHKHEIIIPSEGKPYTNLVMGHTHEVTVTGTGKDRKVTLGPAIGMLQAKAPIYGKLQIFDRAGNPVEVGINVGDEWTYRSYIEGGFNTKSKAVWTFSGITKDRYPKVLPLELNLQVFRTYKGNIERGVLGEIVIRNPDPQAKVKQSGPIVFQSVEFASDPHPISSTNLFPAGQAGGAKNLDLFDLVSPEGEIQVEIKCAEPSQYFGVAQADVYLRPQDGIFEFNFSKAYFSIWMQMLLVTCFGVMFSTFLSGPIALLATISGVVMGLCGQFIRAVATGAEQGGGPVESFVRLVTQQNQTTDLEGVNWLTLSIMKGFDSTLMFFMYGLTYLLPDLTMFDSSQFVANGIDIYPAIMFQQMTLAAVYATCATIGAYYFLRSREIAG; encoded by the coding sequence ATGCTCTCCTTCGAAAACAAACTGATCACCTTTTACGAATGGCTCTTCCCGAGCGAGTTCATTCTGGCGCGCCCCGATACCTGGGGCTTTGCCCTCGGCGCGCTAGTGATCATCTTTTTGCTCGCCGTGCTCGGGCCGTTCTTTTGGTTTGTCATCGCCTCGTTCACGCGCGGTCCCAGCGAAGCCTTTTACCTCGTTTCTCGCTCGATTCTCACGTCGCTGCAGGAAGATGCGCCGGGCTTTTCCTTCCGCCGCACTTGGGCCATTGCTCGGTTGTCGCTGCAGGAGGCCATTCGTAATCGCGTGCTGATTGCGTTCTTCTTGTTCATCCTCGTTTTGCTCTTTGCCGGTCTGTTTTTGGATGTGCGGAACAACAACCCGGCGCGGTTGTATCTCAGCTTTGTGATTTCGACGACGAACTACCTGCTGCTGTTGATGACGGTGTTTCTCAGCACGTTCAGCATTCCCAACGACATCAAGAACCGCACGATCTACACCGTGGTGACCAAGCCGGTTCGTTCGGGCGAAATGGTGCTCGGCCGGATCATCGGCTTTATGGGAATCGGCAGCGTGCTGCTGATCGCGATGGGCATTGTCAGCTACGCGTTCGTCTATCGCGGGCTGATGCATTCGCACGAAGTGATGGCCGATAGTTTTCAAGCGGCCGGCGAAGACGTCGCCAAGAAAGTCACGCTCGAAAAGGGAGAGACTTCCGAAACGTATCACCACAAGCACGAAATCATCATTCCCAGCGAAGGGAAGCCTTACACCAACCTGGTGATGGGGCACACGCACGAAGTGACCGTCACCGGCACAGGCAAAGATCGCAAGGTCACGCTCGGCCCCGCCATCGGCATGTTGCAAGCCAAGGCGCCGATCTATGGCAAACTGCAGATCTTCGATCGCGCGGGAAATCCTGTCGAGGTCGGCATCAATGTCGGCGACGAGTGGACTTATCGCAGCTACATCGAAGGTGGTTTTAATACCAAGTCGAAAGCGGTTTGGACCTTCAGCGGCATTACCAAGGACCGCTATCCCAAAGTGCTGCCGCTGGAACTCAATTTGCAAGTCTTCCGCACGTATAAGGGAAATATCGAGCGCGGCGTGCTCGGCGAAATCGTCATTCGCAATCCCGATCCGCAAGCCAAGGTGAAGCAGAGCGGCCCGATCGTCTTTCAATCGGTCGAGTTCGCCTCCGATCCTCATCCGATCAGCAGCACCAACCTCTTCCCCGCGGGGCAGGCCGGCGGCGCGAAGAATCTGGACCTGTTTGATCTGGTCAGTCCCGAGGGAGAGATTCAAGTCGAGATCAAGTGCGCCGAGCCGTCGCAATACTTCGGCGTGGCTCAAGCCGACGTTTATCTGCGGCCGCAAGATGGCATTTTTGAATTCAACTTCAGCAAGGCTTACTTCAGCATCTGGATGCAGATGCTGCTGGTCACTTGCTTTGGCGTGATGTTCAGCACGTTCCTCAGCGGGCCGATCGCGCTGCTGGCGACGATCTCGGGCGTGGTGATGGGGCTCTGCGGTCAGTTCATTCGCGCGGTGGCCACGGGCGCCGAGCAAGGTGGCGGTCCGGTCGAGTCGTTCGTTCGTCTGGTGACGCAGCAAAATCAGACGACCGACCTCGAAGGGGTCAACTGGCTCACGCTCTCGATCATGAAGGGCTTCGATAGCACGCTGATGTTCTTTATGTACGGCCTGACGTACCTGCTGCCCGATCTGACCATGTTCGACTCGTCGCAGTTCGTCGCCAACGGCATCGATATTTATCCTGCCATCATGTTTCAGCAAATGACCTTGGCTGCGGTGTATGCCACCTGCGCGACCATTGGCGCGTATTACTTCCTGAGGTCGCGGGAGATCGCTGGATGA
- a CDS encoding thymidylate synthase, with the protein MQNYLELLRLILDHGTPKTDRTGTGTRSIFGHQMRFDLSAGFPLVTTKKLHLRSIIHELLWFLQGNTNIAYLKENKVRIWDEWADENGELGPVYGHQWRSWPKADGGQIDQISQVIEMIRRSPDSRRLIVSAWNVAQIEQMALPPCHLLFQFYVADGKLSCQLYQRSADVFLGVPFNIASYALLTMMVAQVTDLQPGDFVHTFGDAHLYNNHVEQAQLQLSREARPLPTMKLNPAVKSIFDFKFEDFTLENYEPHPHISAPVAV; encoded by the coding sequence ATGCAGAACTATCTCGAACTATTGCGGTTGATTCTCGATCACGGCACGCCGAAAACCGACCGGACCGGCACCGGCACGCGGAGCATTTTCGGCCATCAGATGCGGTTCGATTTGTCGGCTGGCTTTCCGCTGGTTACCACGAAAAAGCTGCACCTGCGGTCGATCATTCACGAGTTGCTGTGGTTCCTGCAGGGGAATACGAACATCGCGTACCTGAAAGAAAACAAGGTTCGCATTTGGGACGAATGGGCCGACGAAAACGGCGAGCTCGGGCCTGTGTATGGCCATCAGTGGCGCAGCTGGCCAAAGGCCGATGGCGGCCAGATCGATCAGATTTCGCAAGTCATCGAGATGATCCGCCGCAGCCCCGATTCGCGCCGGCTGATCGTGAGCGCGTGGAACGTGGCCCAGATCGAACAAATGGCGCTCCCGCCGTGTCACTTGTTGTTCCAGTTCTACGTGGCCGATGGAAAGTTGAGTTGCCAGCTCTATCAGCGCTCGGCTGATGTCTTCCTCGGTGTGCCGTTTAATATCGCGTCGTACGCGCTGCTCACAATGATGGTCGCCCAAGTCACCGATTTGCAGCCCGGCGATTTCGTTCACACCTTCGGCGATGCACATCTCTACAACAACCACGTCGAACAAGCTCAGCTGCAACTATCGCGTGAGGCACGGCCGTTGCCGACGATGAAGCTCAATCCCGCCGTGAAGTCGATCTTTGATTTCAAGTTCGAGGATTTCACGCTGGAGAACTATGAGCCGCATCCGCATATCTCGGCGCCGGTGGCGGTTTGA
- a CDS encoding glycoside hydrolase family 71/99-like protein: protein MRITLLFCFLSLALLAGQTHAADPQAVIDATTLHQKILCGYQGWFRCDGDESGEGWRHWSRNSRRLTTESLTFEMWPDLTEYTAEEKFAVPGFTYPDSKPAELFSSVHAMTVERHFEWMREYGIDGVFLQRFLVEARKPSSALVLKNVRAAAAKTGRTYAMCYDLSGASAEKMTETLLADWQRLVSEDKITADKNYLHHNGKPVLFVWGFFSDRFSAEIANRLIDGLKGPDNDRVVLVGGSQWYWRREKDAEWGKVFRRFDVISPWNVGNTQRVDGAKHAATDYWKDDLAAAKQAGMKYLPVVYPGFGWTNLKGAAAANQTIPRLGGDFFWRQFHTVANLEIDMAYVAMFDEVDEATAIFKVTNEPPSPGKFQTYDGLPSDWYLRLMGAGSQLIRGEIKNTRELPLQR, encoded by the coding sequence ATGCGCATCACGCTGCTCTTCTGCTTTCTCTCGTTGGCGTTATTGGCCGGACAGACTCACGCCGCAGATCCACAGGCTGTGATCGACGCGACGACGCTTCACCAAAAAATACTCTGCGGCTATCAAGGTTGGTTTCGCTGCGATGGCGATGAATCCGGCGAAGGATGGCGGCATTGGAGTCGTAACTCACGGCGACTGACCACGGAATCGCTAACGTTCGAGATGTGGCCTGACCTGACGGAATACACAGCCGAAGAAAAGTTCGCCGTGCCGGGCTTCACCTATCCCGATAGCAAGCCGGCCGAGCTCTTCAGCAGCGTGCACGCCATGACCGTCGAGCGACATTTCGAATGGATGCGCGAGTACGGGATTGATGGTGTGTTTCTGCAGCGGTTTCTGGTGGAAGCGCGCAAGCCATCGAGTGCGCTGGTCCTCAAGAATGTACGCGCCGCGGCCGCCAAGACCGGCCGCACTTACGCCATGTGTTATGACCTATCGGGCGCTTCCGCCGAAAAGATGACGGAGACGCTACTCGCCGATTGGCAGAGGTTGGTTTCAGAAGACAAGATCACCGCCGATAAGAATTATCTTCATCACAACGGCAAACCGGTGCTGTTTGTCTGGGGCTTTTTCAGCGACCGCTTTTCCGCCGAGATCGCCAATCGGTTGATCGATGGTTTGAAAGGCCCAGACAACGATCGCGTGGTGCTGGTTGGTGGCAGTCAGTGGTATTGGCGACGCGAGAAGGATGCCGAGTGGGGAAAAGTTTTTCGGCGGTTCGACGTGATCAGTCCCTGGAACGTCGGCAATACGCAGCGAGTCGACGGCGCGAAACACGCGGCGACCGATTACTGGAAAGACGATCTCGCCGCCGCGAAGCAAGCGGGCATGAAATACCTGCCGGTCGTTTATCCGGGCTTTGGTTGGACGAATCTCAAGGGAGCCGCTGCCGCGAATCAAACCATTCCGCGCCTCGGCGGCGATTTCTTCTGGCGGCAGTTTCACACGGTGGCCAATCTCGAAATCGACATGGCGTATGTAGCGATGTTTGACGAGGTTGATGAAGCCACGGCGATTTTTAAAGTGACCAACGAGCCGCCGTCGCCGGGCAAGTTTCAAACCTACGACGGCCTGCCATCGGATTGGTATCTCCGCTTGATGGGGGCGGGGAGCCAATTGATCCGCGGTGAAATCAAAAACACGCGCGAGTTGCCGCTGCAGCGCTGA
- a CDS encoding aldo/keto reductase — MPITYKQLGRSGIRVSNLCLGTMMFGGPTSEADSIRIMHKGIDLGINFIDTANMYSAGGSETVVGKAIAGKRDRVVLATKGRNKTGEGPNDHGASRVHLMRELDASLKRLGTDFVDLYYVHTPDYSTPIDETMRALDDMVKSGKVHYLACSNFRAWRVCEALWASDKHNLHRFACVQPLYNLVNRDIEVELLPLCKEHGLGVVSYSPLARGILSGKYKLGEAFPEGSRAARNDVRMRQAELRDDSLEVAAQMNDYCAKKGCALSHFALAWCLANPILTSIILGPRTMEQFDDNLGCLNVEITAEDEKFVDSLVPPGEHTGKGHQDPLYPITGRGK, encoded by the coding sequence ATGCCCATTACCTACAAACAACTAGGCCGTTCCGGCATTCGCGTTTCCAATCTCTGTCTCGGCACGATGATGTTCGGCGGGCCAACCAGCGAAGCTGATTCCATCCGGATCATGCACAAGGGCATCGATCTGGGAATCAACTTCATCGACACGGCCAACATGTATTCGGCCGGTGGTTCGGAGACGGTCGTCGGCAAGGCAATCGCCGGCAAGCGCGATCGCGTGGTGCTCGCGACCAAGGGGCGCAACAAGACCGGCGAAGGACCCAACGATCATGGCGCGAGTCGCGTGCATCTGATGCGCGAGCTCGATGCGAGTTTGAAACGCCTGGGCACCGATTTCGTCGACCTTTATTACGTCCATACGCCCGACTACAGCACGCCCATCGACGAAACGATGCGGGCGCTCGACGACATGGTGAAGAGCGGCAAGGTGCATTATCTGGCCTGTTCGAACTTCCGCGCTTGGCGAGTGTGCGAAGCTCTGTGGGCCAGCGACAAGCACAACCTGCATCGCTTCGCCTGCGTGCAGCCCCTTTACAACCTGGTGAATCGTGACATCGAAGTCGAACTGCTGCCGCTCTGCAAGGAGCACGGCTTGGGTGTGGTGAGCTACAGCCCGCTGGCCCGCGGCATTCTCAGCGGCAAGTACAAACTGGGCGAAGCGTTCCCCGAAGGAAGCCGGGCTGCTCGCAACGACGTGCGGATGCGTCAAGCCGAGCTGCGCGATGATAGTTTGGAAGTCGCCGCGCAAATGAACGACTATTGTGCGAAGAAAGGTTGCGCGTTGTCGCACTTCGCGCTGGCGTGGTGCCTGGCCAATCCGATTTTAACTTCGATCATCCTCGGTCCGCGCACGATGGAACAATTCGACGACAACCTCGGTTGCTTGAATGTTGAGATCACGGCAGAGGACGAAAAGTTCGTCGACAGCCTCGTGCCGCCCGGCGAACATACCGGCAAGGGACATCAGGATCCGCTGTATCCGATCACGGGGCGGGGGAAGTAA